The DNA window GCCGGGCCGGATGACCGTCGCCGACGCCGCTCCGGAGCGCACGATCTGCTCGCAGGCGACCTTCATCGGCCCGTAGGCCTCCATGTCCACCGCGAGGTCGACGTCCTCGTGGAGGGCGTCGCGCAGCGGCAGCGTCCCGGGACGGCCGCCCGGCGTCGACTCGTCCGAGTAGACGTTGACGGTCGAGACGAAAACCCAGTGGGCACTGGGGAATGCCGCCACGGCCGTCCGTGTCCAGGACGGGTAGCGGCCGACGTCGACGACCGCCTCGAAGTCGTCGGACAGCTCCCCGGGCGCCGGCTGCGCCCGGTCCCACACGACGAGACGGGCGCCGTCGGGGACCGGCCCCGAGGTGCCCCGGTTGGCGCAGGTGACCTCGTGCCCCCGTCGTACGGCGTCCGCCGCGACCGCCTGGGAGAGGAAGACGGAACCGCCGAGCACCAGGAGCTTCATGTCCGCCACGGTTGCGGGAATGAACCGCGGGGGCAAGCGATTCAGCCCACAGCAGACCGAGAGGAGCAGCAGGTGCTGAGCAGGCTGGGATTCCTGACGATCGGGCTCTTCGACCCCGACGACCCCGGCGCCGGGCACGAGTCGACGCTGCGGATCATCGAGCTCGGCGAGCGGCTCGGCTTCGACAGCGCGTGGCTGCGCCACCGGCACCTGCAGTACGGGATCTCCTCGCCGGTGGCCGTCCTCGCGGCCGCGTCGCAGCGCACCAGCCGGATCGAGCTCGGCACCGCCGTCACGCCGCTCGGGTGGGAGAACCCGCTCCGCCTGGCCGAGGACTGGGCGACGGTCGACGTGCTGTCCGGGGGCCGGCTCAACCCGGGGCTCAGCGTGGGGCCCCCGATGCGGTACGACGAGGTGCGCGACGCCCTCTATCCCGACACCGGCGACGCCGAGGACTTCACCTACACCCGGGTCGAGCGGCTGCTGCGGCTCGTGCGCGGCGAGCCCGCGAGCCCGTTCCGCGGCCGGGAGGGCATCGAGGACTTCTCGGACCGCGTGCAACCGCACTCGCCGGGCCTCGCCTCCCGGATCTGGTACGGCGCGGCCTCGCTCGGCTCCGCCCGGTGGGCCGGCAAGCAGGGCCTCAACCTGCTCACCAGCAGCGTGGTGAAGGCGGAGGAGTCCGAGGACTTCGAGCAGGTCCAGCTCGCCCAGATCCGGGCGTTCCGATCCGCGCACCCGCTCGGCGACCGCG is part of the Nocardioides conyzicola genome and encodes:
- a CDS encoding LLM class flavin-dependent oxidoreductase is translated as MLSRLGFLTIGLFDPDDPGAGHESTLRIIELGERLGFDSAWLRHRHLQYGISSPVAVLAAASQRTSRIELGTAVTPLGWENPLRLAEDWATVDVLSGGRLNPGLSVGPPMRYDEVRDALYPDTGDAEDFTYTRVERLLRLVRGEPASPFRGREGIEDFSDRVQPHSPGLASRIWYGAASLGSARWAGKQGLNLLTSSVVKAEESEDFEQVQLAQIRAFRSAHPLGDRARVSQGLVVIPTDGASAAQVARYTAYAEARLPRTREPQGPARMMFAPDLVGTADEIAERLEAHAAFREVDEVAFALPFTFEEADYVQILTAMATRLGPALGWAAAPA